The region TTTCATGTAATACCAATAGTTACATGAAAGCGTTGTTGTAAAAAACAAAATATATGAAAAAGATTATTGTACTATTTACATTATTTCTAAGTACTTATACTTTTTCTCAAAAAGAAATAAAGTTAGATATTGTTGATGCCATAGCAATTAAAAGTTTAGAGTTGTCTTATGAAAATTACGTGACAGATGATTCTTCTGTAGGTATTTCTGCATTGTTTAATTTGGAAGCGCAAGATGTTGATTTTCGATACAATGAAAACATGATGATTACGCCATATTATCGTCATTATTTTTCTACAGATAAGCAATGGAATTTCTTTGGAGAAGGTTTTATAGGCATCAATTCTGGTAAAAAAGAAACAGTAAAAAATTCTGGAGAGTACGATGTTAAGTATACCGATGGCGCTTTAGGAATTGCTATAGGTACAAAATATTTAGCTACAAGTGGCTTAGTTATTGACGCTTATGCGGGCATTGGCCGTAATTTATTTGGTTCTGAATCGCCCGTAATAGTTCCTAGAATCGGTTTAAATATTGGCTGGAGACTTTAATAAAATTTACAATATAAAATAAAAAACCTAAAAGTTAATCCTTTAGGTTTTTTTATTAACTTTATTCATTCAAATTTTAAATTGTAGGATTATGAAAAAAAACATGGGTTCTATCGATAAGGTTGTAAGAATTCTTATCGCTGTTGTCATTGGCATTCTATTTTATACAAATGTAATAGTTGGTACTTTAGGCATTATTCTTTTAGTTGTAGCTGGCATATTTGTAGCAACAAGCTTTATAAGTTTCTGCCCTCTTTACGCACCATTCGGAATCAGTACTTGTGCTATTAAGGATAAAAAATAAACAAAAAGTCCTCATCAATTTGATGAGGATTTATTGTTTTAAAAAACCAAGTTGCTACATTTTCTGCAACCAAGTTTTTACAGCAACTTCTGCCTTGATAATATCTTTTAAATCTTCAATAGCAACACGTTTTTGCTCCATGGTATCTCTATGTCTTATGGTAACAGAATTGTCTGTTAAAGAATCATGATCTACCGTAATACAAAAAGGAGTTCCTGCCGCATCTTGTCTTCTATAACGTTTACCAACAGCATCTTTTTCATCGTAAAAAACATTAAAATCCCATTTTAAATCATCCATAATTTTACGCGCAACTTCTGGCAAACCGTCTTTTTTCACCAAAGGAAAAATAGCTGCTTTAAAAGGAGCTAAAACTGCGGGTAATTTTAAAACTGTTCTTGTGGTTCCGTTTTCTAATTCTTCTTCTTGTAAAGAATTAGAAAATACTGCCAAAAACATTCGATCTAAACCAATAGAAGTTTCTACCACATAAGGCACATAACTTTTATTTTCTTCATGATCAAAATATTGTAATTTTTTACCAGAATATGCTTCGTGTGCTTTTAAATCGAAATCGGTTCTAGAATGAATTCCTTCTAATTCCTTAAATCCGAATGGAAAATTAAATTCTATATCTGCTGCAGCATCTGCATAGTGTGCTAGTTTATCATGGTCATGAAAACGGTAATTTTCTGCCCCTAAACCTAAACTTAAATGCCATTTTAAGCGGTTTTCTTTCCATTGTTCATACCATTCTTTTTGCGTTCCTGGTTTTACAAAAAATTGCATTTCCATTTGCTCAAACTCGCGCATTCTAAAAATAAATTGTCTTGCCACAATTTCGTTTCTAAAAGCTTTTCCTGTTTGCGCAATTCCGAAAGGAATTTTCATTCTACCCGTTTTTTGCACATTCAAAAAGTTTACAAAAATTCCCTGTGCCGTTTCTGGGCGCAAATAAACTTGTGTAGAATTTTCTGCGGATGCACCAATTTGCGTTCCAAACATCAGGTTAAATTGTTTTACTTCTGTCCAATTTTTAGAACCAGAAACTGGGCAAACAATCCCTAAATCAATAATCAATTGTTTAAAACCTTCTAAGTCATTTTCTTCTTGAACTCTAGATAATTCCGCCGTAATTTCATCCATTTGTTTTTGACGACGCAACACATTTAGATTTGTTTTTACAAACTCATTTTCATCAAAAGACGCACCAAAACGTTTTTGTGCTTTCGCGATATCTTTCTTAACTTTATCTAGAATTTTTTCTCTAAAATCCTCTACCAACACATCTGCCCGGTATCTTTTTTTAGAATCTTTATTATCAATTAAAGGATCGTTAAATGCATCTACATGCCCAGAAGCTTTCCAGGTAGTTGGGTGCATTAAAATAGCGGCGTCGATACCTACAATGTTTTCGTGCATTTGCACCATTGCTTTCCACCAATAATCTCTAATATTTTTCTTGAGCTCAACTCCGTTTTGAGCATAGTCATACACAGCGCTTAAACCGTCATAAATTTCAGAGGATTGAAATACATAACCGTACTCTTTTGCGTGCGATAAAACTTTTTTAAATTGATCTTCTTGTTTTGCCATAATTACGGCAAATATAAAGGTTTGCTACATTTTTTCAAGCAAAAATTACTCGACTTTTTTACATCGATAAATAAAAGCTGGAGGAATATTTAAAGGCTCGAAACCCAGTGAAATAGACTCTTTAAATACTTCTTTTAATTTTTTAAAATAACTTAAACTATATTGGTATTGAATATAGATTCCGT is a window of Polaribacter litorisediminis DNA encoding:
- a CDS encoding glycine--tRNA ligase — its product is MAKQEDQFKKVLSHAKEYGYVFQSSEIYDGLSAVYDYAQNGVELKKNIRDYWWKAMVQMHENIVGIDAAILMHPTTWKASGHVDAFNDPLIDNKDSKKRYRADVLVEDFREKILDKVKKDIAKAQKRFGASFDENEFVKTNLNVLRRQKQMDEITAELSRVQEENDLEGFKQLIIDLGIVCPVSGSKNWTEVKQFNLMFGTQIGASAENSTQVYLRPETAQGIFVNFLNVQKTGRMKIPFGIAQTGKAFRNEIVARQFIFRMREFEQMEMQFFVKPGTQKEWYEQWKENRLKWHLSLGLGAENYRFHDHDKLAHYADAAADIEFNFPFGFKELEGIHSRTDFDLKAHEAYSGKKLQYFDHEENKSYVPYVVETSIGLDRMFLAVFSNSLQEEELENGTTRTVLKLPAVLAPFKAAIFPLVKKDGLPEVARKIMDDLKWDFNVFYDEKDAVGKRYRRQDAAGTPFCITVDHDSLTDNSVTIRHRDTMEQKRVAIEDLKDIIKAEVAVKTWLQKM
- a CDS encoding YgaP family membrane protein encodes the protein MKKNMGSIDKVVRILIAVVIGILFYTNVIVGTLGIILLVVAGIFVATSFISFCPLYAPFGISTCAIKDKK
- a CDS encoding DUF3575 domain-containing protein, with protein sequence MKKIIVLFTLFLSTYTFSQKEIKLDIVDAIAIKSLELSYENYVTDDSSVGISALFNLEAQDVDFRYNENMMITPYYRHYFSTDKQWNFFGEGFIGINSGKKETVKNSGEYDVKYTDGALGIAIGTKYLATSGLVIDAYAGIGRNLFGSESPVIVPRIGLNIGWRL